A genomic segment from Streptomyces sp. NBC_00459 encodes:
- the cbiE gene encoding precorrin-6y C5,15-methyltransferase (decarboxylating) subunit CbiE codes for MADRVTVIGWDGSPLSAAARSALGAATLVAGAPHHLALPEVPPAAERVRLGSVDLAAPRIAGHRGTAVVLADGDPGFFGVVRTLRNPEFGLEVEVVPAVSSVATAFARAGMPWDDAQVVVAHRRTLRRAVNVCRAHTKVAVLTSPGAGPAELGLLLDGVHRTFVICEELGTEREQITVLTSDKAADRAWRDPNVVIVIGGPAAASGDSDWIAGRDPAVGPRGWALPAEAYGHGSAAYAEGETELLRAAQLARLGPRVGDLVWDIGCGRGAFAIDAARSGAAVIAVDRNVEACARTDFAARRFGVQLQIVRGEAPHVLEDLPEPDVVRVGGGGAAVVSAVADRRPQRIVTHAATRDAAELVGRDLTEHGYRVECALLQSVELDTRAWTETERSVAFLLSGVLPDRAP; via the coding sequence ATGGCCGACCGGGTCACGGTGATCGGCTGGGACGGCTCGCCCCTGAGTGCCGCGGCGCGCTCCGCCCTCGGCGCGGCCACGCTGGTCGCAGGCGCGCCGCACCACCTCGCGCTCCCCGAAGTGCCCCCGGCCGCCGAACGCGTCCGCCTCGGCAGCGTCGACCTCGCGGCCCCCCGTATCGCCGGCCACCGCGGCACCGCCGTCGTCCTCGCCGACGGGGACCCCGGCTTCTTCGGCGTCGTACGCACCCTGCGCAACCCCGAGTTCGGCCTGGAGGTCGAGGTCGTCCCCGCCGTGTCCTCGGTGGCCACCGCCTTCGCCCGCGCCGGTATGCCCTGGGACGACGCCCAGGTCGTCGTCGCCCACCGCCGGACCCTGCGCCGCGCGGTCAACGTGTGCCGGGCCCACACCAAGGTCGCCGTCCTCACCTCCCCCGGCGCGGGACCCGCCGAGCTCGGTCTGCTCCTCGACGGAGTCCACCGCACCTTCGTCATCTGCGAGGAACTGGGCACCGAGCGCGAACAGATCACCGTCCTCACCTCGGACAAGGCCGCCGACCGCGCCTGGCGCGACCCCAACGTCGTCATCGTCATCGGCGGCCCGGCCGCCGCGAGCGGCGACAGCGACTGGATCGCCGGCCGCGACCCGGCGGTCGGCCCACGAGGCTGGGCCCTGCCCGCCGAGGCGTACGGACACGGCTCCGCCGCGTACGCCGAGGGCGAGACGGAACTGCTGCGGGCCGCCCAACTCGCCCGCCTGGGCCCGCGCGTGGGCGACCTCGTCTGGGACATCGGCTGCGGCAGAGGGGCATTCGCCATCGACGCGGCCCGCAGCGGTGCCGCCGTCATCGCCGTCGACCGGAACGTGGAGGCCTGCGCCCGCACCGACTTCGCCGCCCGCCGCTTCGGCGTCCAGCTCCAGATCGTGCGCGGTGAGGCCCCGCACGTGCTGGAGGACCTCCCCGAGCCCGATGTCGTCCGCGTCGGCGGCGGGGGAGCGGCAGTGGTCTCCGCGGTCGCCGACCGGCGCCCGCAGCGCATCGTGACGCACGCGGCGACCCGCGACGCGGCCGAACTCGTCGGACGCGACCTGACCGAGCACGGCTACCGGGTCGAGTGCGCCCTCCTCCAGTCCGTCGAGCTCGACACCCGGGCCTGGACGGAGACGGAGCGGAGCGTCGCGTTCCTGCTCAGCGGAGTCCTGCCCGACCGCGCTCCCTGA
- a CDS encoding GNAT family N-acetyltransferase yields the protein MTSTFPNISISTERLVLRPLDEDDIPALAEMMNDEQVAAWTDVPQPFTEEAAHTWITEYAPAERTEGRGLDFAVTEFLTQRLVGIVQLSKTNWHIRSTELSYIIAPWARGEGYASEAALATSQWVLGDQKFERVELRTAADNTASQQVAQKIGCISEGVLRGACIAHVRTEDGTWTDERTDFIVWSLLPEDLEGAGEELADTGGFTSYSDWN from the coding sequence ATGACGAGCACCTTCCCCAACATCTCCATCAGCACGGAGCGGTTGGTACTGCGCCCCCTCGACGAGGACGACATCCCCGCGCTGGCCGAGATGATGAACGACGAACAGGTCGCCGCCTGGACCGATGTCCCCCAGCCCTTCACCGAGGAGGCGGCCCACACCTGGATCACCGAGTACGCGCCCGCCGAACGCACCGAGGGCCGTGGCCTCGACTTCGCCGTCACCGAGTTCCTCACCCAACGCCTGGTCGGCATCGTCCAGTTGTCCAAGACGAACTGGCACATCCGGTCCACAGAGCTGTCGTACATCATCGCCCCCTGGGCGCGCGGCGAGGGCTACGCCTCCGAAGCCGCGCTCGCCACCTCCCAATGGGTGCTCGGCGACCAGAAGTTCGAGCGCGTCGAACTGCGCACGGCCGCCGACAACACGGCCTCCCAGCAGGTCGCCCAGAAGATCGGCTGCATCAGTGAGGGCGTGCTGCGCGGCGCCTGCATAGCGCACGTCCGTACCGAGGACGGCACCTGGACCGACGAACGCACCGACTTCATCGTCTGGAGCCTGCTCCCCGAGGACCTCGAAGGAGCCGGCGAGGAACTGGCCGACACCGGCGGTTTCACTTCGTACTCCGACTGGAACTGA
- a CDS encoding MetQ/NlpA family ABC transporter substrate-binding protein produces the protein MRNATKFTTAVLAAAALTLGLTACGSDKDSASDTSGPLVVGASTVPHAEILTYIKDNLAKKAGLDLDVREFTDYATLNPATEDGSVDANYFQNQPYLDEFNQKNGTDIVPVVTVHLEPLGLYSKKLKSADELRSGATIAVPNDTVNEARALKLLDANGIITLKEGVGNDATPKDIAENPKNIEFKELEAAQTPRSLDDVDAAVINGNYALEADLSPADDALVSESPKNNPYGNFLAVKKSNEDDPRVAKLAKLLTTAEVRKFIEDKYDGSVIPSF, from the coding sequence GTGCGTAACGCCACAAAGTTCACCACTGCCGTCCTTGCCGCCGCAGCCCTCACCCTGGGCCTCACCGCCTGCGGCTCGGACAAGGACTCCGCCTCCGACACCAGCGGCCCGCTGGTCGTCGGCGCGAGCACCGTCCCGCACGCCGAGATCCTCACCTACATCAAGGACAACCTGGCCAAGAAGGCGGGACTCGACCTGGACGTCAGGGAGTTCACCGACTACGCGACGCTGAACCCGGCGACCGAGGACGGGTCCGTGGACGCCAACTACTTCCAGAACCAGCCGTACCTCGACGAGTTCAACCAGAAGAACGGCACCGACATCGTGCCGGTCGTCACCGTGCACCTGGAGCCGCTCGGCCTCTACTCGAAGAAGCTGAAGTCGGCCGACGAGCTGAGGAGCGGCGCCACCATCGCCGTCCCGAACGACACGGTCAACGAGGCGCGGGCCCTCAAGCTCCTCGACGCCAACGGGATCATCACCCTCAAGGAGGGCGTGGGCAACGACGCGACCCCCAAGGACATCGCCGAGAACCCCAAGAACATCGAGTTCAAGGAGCTGGAGGCGGCCCAGACCCCGCGCTCCCTGGACGACGTCGACGCCGCGGTGATCAACGGCAACTACGCCCTCGAAGCGGACCTCTCGCCCGCCGACGACGCCCTCGTCTCGGAGTCCCCCAAGAACAACCCGTACGGCAACTTCCTCGCCGTCAAGAAGAGCAACGAGGACGATCCCCGGGTCGCGAAGCTGGCGAAGCTGCTCACCACCGCCGAGGTCAGGAAGTTCATCGAGGACAAGTACGACGGCTCCGTGATCCCCTCCTTCTGA
- a CDS encoding methionine ABC transporter permease: MTWSEMRPLLEQACWDTLYMVGWSTLIAVVGGLPLGILLVLTDRGGLLQNVLANKVIGQVVNIARSMPFIILMVALMSFTRAVVGTTIGREAAIVPLAIGAIPFFARLVETAVREVDHGLVEAVQAMGGNTWTVVRRVLVPESLPSLISSATTTVVALIGYSAMAGTVGAGGLGDIAIRYGYQRFETGLMWITVAILAVVISVIQFAGDLAARRLHRRGGGSGSAPALRLLKARPKASPATGESAATDVGKAA, encoded by the coding sequence GTGACCTGGTCCGAGATGCGGCCCCTGCTGGAGCAGGCGTGTTGGGACACCCTCTACATGGTCGGCTGGTCCACGCTGATCGCCGTCGTCGGCGGGCTTCCGCTGGGCATCCTGCTGGTCCTGACCGACCGCGGCGGGCTTCTGCAGAACGTCCTCGCCAACAAGGTCATCGGGCAGGTCGTGAACATCGCCCGCTCGATGCCGTTCATCATCCTGATGGTCGCGCTGATGAGCTTCACACGGGCAGTCGTCGGCACGACGATCGGCCGTGAGGCCGCCATCGTGCCGCTCGCCATCGGCGCGATCCCCTTCTTCGCCCGGCTCGTCGAGACAGCTGTCCGCGAAGTGGACCACGGGCTCGTCGAGGCCGTGCAGGCCATGGGCGGCAACACCTGGACCGTCGTCCGCAGGGTCCTCGTACCCGAGTCCCTGCCCTCGCTGATCTCGTCGGCCACCACGACAGTCGTCGCCCTCATCGGCTACTCCGCGATGGCCGGCACGGTCGGCGCGGGCGGCCTCGGAGACATCGCCATCCGCTACGGCTACCAGCGCTTCGAGACCGGCCTGATGTGGATCACCGTGGCGATCCTCGCGGTCGTCATCTCGGTCATCCAGTTCGCCGGCGACCTCGCTGCCCGCAGGCTGCACCGGCGCGGCGGCGGTTCCGGTTCCGCGCCCGCGCTCCGGCTGCTGAAGGCGCGGCCGAAGGCGAGCCCGGCGACCGGGGAATCCGCCGCCACGGACGTCGGCAAGGCCGCCTGA
- a CDS encoding methionine ABC transporter ATP-binding protein: MITTSGLTKVYRSRGREVTALDGVDLHVREGEVYGVIGQSGAGKSSLIRCVNLLERPTAGTVTVAGQDLTALAGRGPRAGRELRRARSRIGMVFQHFNLLSTRTVQDNVELPLEILGTSGGERSRRALELLDLVGLSDKAKAYPAQLSGGQKQRVGIARALAGDPKVLLSDEATSALDPETTRSILQLLRDLNRQLGLTVLLITHEMDVVKSICDSAALMENGRITESGTVSELLATPGSELAAALFPVSGDASGDDRTVIDVTFQGDAATRPVISQLSRTYNIDISILGAAMDTVGGRQVGRMRIELPGRYEENVVPIGFLREQGLQIDVVEYSDRAPGQESVLVKDGAK; this comes from the coding sequence GTGATCACCACGTCCGGCCTCACCAAGGTCTACCGCTCGCGCGGTCGTGAAGTCACCGCCCTCGACGGCGTCGACCTGCACGTCCGCGAAGGCGAGGTGTACGGCGTCATCGGCCAGTCCGGCGCCGGCAAGTCCTCGCTCATCCGCTGCGTCAACCTCCTCGAACGCCCCACCGCCGGTACGGTCACCGTCGCCGGGCAGGACCTCACCGCGCTGGCCGGGCGCGGACCCAGGGCGGGCCGGGAACTGCGCCGGGCGCGCAGCCGTATCGGCATGGTCTTCCAGCACTTCAACCTGCTCTCCACCCGTACCGTTCAGGACAACGTCGAGCTGCCGCTCGAAATCCTCGGTACGTCGGGCGGGGAGCGATCCCGCAGGGCGCTGGAGCTGCTCGACCTCGTGGGCCTCTCCGACAAGGCCAAGGCCTACCCGGCACAGCTCTCCGGCGGTCAGAAGCAGCGCGTCGGCATTGCCCGTGCCCTCGCCGGCGATCCCAAGGTGCTGCTCTCCGACGAGGCCACCAGCGCCCTCGACCCGGAGACCACGCGCTCCATCCTCCAGCTGCTGCGCGACCTGAACCGGCAGTTGGGGCTCACCGTGCTGCTCATCACGCACGAGATGGACGTCGTCAAGTCCATCTGCGACTCGGCAGCCCTCATGGAGAACGGGCGGATCACCGAGTCCGGCACCGTCAGCGAGCTGCTCGCCACCCCCGGCTCCGAACTGGCCGCCGCACTCTTCCCGGTGAGCGGCGACGCCTCCGGGGACGACCGCACGGTCATCGACGTCACCTTCCAGGGGGACGCGGCCACCAGGCCCGTCATCTCGCAGCTCTCGCGTACGTACAACATCGACATCTCGATCCTCGGCGCCGCGATGGACACCGTCGGGGGCAGGCAGGTCGGCAGGATGCGCATCGAACTGCCGGGCCGCTACGAGGAGAACGTCGTGCCGATCGGCTTCCTGCGTGAACAGGGTCTCCAGATCGATGTCGTCGAGTACTCGGACCGGGCGCCGGGCCAGGAGTCCGTGCTGGTGAAGGACGGTGCCAAGTGA
- a CDS encoding GNAT family N-acetyltransferase produces MGMSVTISVATERDAEQIFRLQYLCFQSEAALYGNYRIDPLVQTLDSVREEVGADCVFVARLGEEVVGSVRGTPNPDGTASIGKLCVHPRLQGHGIGARLLRAAESALAEERGAKRFRLSTGHRSDKGLRLYRRVGYETVGTDKGNDGVPMIVLEKPAGTYAATA; encoded by the coding sequence ATGGGCATGAGCGTGACCATCTCCGTGGCGACAGAACGGGACGCCGAACAGATCTTCCGGCTGCAGTACCTGTGCTTCCAGAGCGAGGCCGCCCTGTACGGCAACTACCGGATCGATCCGCTCGTCCAGACCCTGGACTCCGTGCGGGAGGAAGTCGGCGCGGACTGCGTCTTCGTGGCCCGGCTGGGCGAGGAGGTGGTCGGCTCGGTGCGCGGCACGCCGAACCCCGACGGGACGGCGTCCATCGGCAAGCTCTGCGTCCACCCCCGCCTCCAGGGCCACGGCATCGGCGCCCGCCTTCTGCGCGCGGCCGAGTCGGCGCTCGCGGAGGAGCGCGGCGCCAAGCGGTTCCGCCTCAGCACGGGCCACCGCAGCGACAAGGGGCTGCGCCTGTACCGCCGGGTCGGCTACGAAACGGTGGGCACGGACAAGGGCAACGACGGCGTACCGATGATCGTCCTGGAAAAGCCGGCGGGCACCTACGCGGCAACGGCGTAG
- a CDS encoding RNA polymerase sigma factor, whose amino-acid sequence MTHDMVATLRPLLAAEASAEAYAYGAEPSDLEQAVWLRLLERLDSDGPPADPQNWLRRAVRSEARRNRRTARVERPYGDEPAADDGPGPEQLALTAARHRALRDAVRRLPGRCPRLMEALLSPKDLTYREIAGELGISQGSLGPERSRCLGCLRRLLSPEVAAREARG is encoded by the coding sequence ATGACCCACGACATGGTTGCCACCCTGCGCCCCCTCCTCGCCGCCGAGGCCTCGGCGGAGGCATATGCCTACGGCGCCGAGCCGAGCGACCTGGAACAGGCCGTCTGGCTCCGCCTCCTGGAACGCCTCGACTCCGACGGCCCGCCGGCCGACCCGCAGAACTGGCTCCGCCGGGCCGTCCGCTCCGAGGCCCGCCGCAACCGCCGTACCGCCCGCGTCGAGCGTCCGTACGGCGACGAGCCCGCGGCCGACGACGGACCGGGCCCCGAACAACTCGCCCTCACCGCCGCCCGGCACCGCGCCCTGCGGGACGCCGTCCGGCGGCTGCCCGGCCGCTGCCCGCGTCTGATGGAGGCGCTGCTGTCGCCCAAGGACCTCACATACCGGGAAATCGCGGGGGAGTTGGGTATCTCACAGGGAAGTCTTGGTCCGGAACGTTCCAGATGCCTGGGATGTCTCCGTCGTTTGCTGTCGCCGGAGGTTGCGGCTCGCGAAGCGCGGGGATAG
- a CDS encoding glycerophosphodiester phosphodiesterase, with the protein MGTLESNGHAQGESKGTGRRTLLGAAMLGAGGAVVGLPGAASADAQVAGQNAHRDVKHGGGGLKSLPEPTIIGHRGASGYRPEHTFGSYQLALDLGADIVEAGDLVPTKDGHIVCRHEPEIGGTTNVADHPEFASRRTTKVLDGVSLTGWFTEDFTLAELKTLRAIERIPANRPHNTLYDGRWEIPTFEEVLRWQDEQTRKRGKQVWIYPETKHPTYFRALGLGLEERVAKLLRKHGKDKKNSPVIIQSFEPTSIQRLNRLVGNPLVVLLSAANTRPWDFVTTGDPRTVADLIKPAGLKEIASYAQGIGPTLDLVIPKDSTGALTSPTTLVADAHKAGLILHPYTMRNENPFLPANFRKGTDADAYGDAFGAYRTYFATGIDGVFTDNADTGVLARADFLKH; encoded by the coding sequence ATGGGCACGCTGGAGTCGAACGGACATGCGCAGGGGGAGTCGAAGGGGACGGGGCGCCGGACACTGCTCGGAGCCGCGATGCTGGGTGCGGGCGGCGCGGTCGTCGGGCTGCCCGGCGCGGCGAGCGCCGACGCCCAGGTCGCCGGGCAGAACGCGCACCGGGACGTGAAGCACGGAGGTGGTGGCTTGAAGAGCCTGCCCGAACCGACGATCATCGGCCACCGGGGTGCCAGCGGCTACCGCCCGGAGCACACCTTCGGGTCGTACCAACTCGCCCTCGACCTGGGCGCGGACATCGTCGAGGCCGGTGACCTGGTCCCCACCAAGGACGGCCACATCGTCTGCCGCCACGAACCCGAGATCGGCGGGACGACGAACGTCGCCGACCACCCCGAGTTCGCGAGCCGCAGGACCACGAAGGTCCTTGACGGTGTCTCCCTCACCGGCTGGTTCACCGAGGACTTCACGCTCGCCGAGCTGAAGACGCTGCGCGCGATCGAGCGCATCCCGGCCAACCGCCCGCACAACACCCTCTACGACGGCCGTTGGGAGATCCCCACCTTCGAGGAGGTCCTGCGCTGGCAGGACGAGCAGACCCGCAAGCGCGGCAAGCAGGTCTGGATCTACCCCGAGACCAAGCACCCCACCTACTTCCGGGCGCTCGGCCTGGGCCTGGAGGAGCGGGTCGCGAAGCTGCTGCGCAAGCACGGCAAGGACAAGAAGAACTCGCCGGTGATCATCCAGTCCTTCGAGCCGACGAGCATCCAGCGCCTGAACCGGCTGGTGGGCAACCCGCTCGTCGTCCTCCTCTCGGCCGCGAACACCCGCCCCTGGGACTTCGTGACCACAGGGGACCCCCGCACGGTCGCCGACCTGATCAAGCCGGCCGGCCTGAAGGAGATCGCCTCGTACGCGCAGGGCATCGGCCCGACGCTCGACCTGGTCATCCCGAAGGACTCGACGGGCGCCCTCACCTCGCCGACCACCCTGGTCGCCGACGCGCACAAGGCGGGCCTGATCCTGCACCCGTACACCATGCGCAACGAGAACCCCTTCCTGCCGGCGAACTTCCGCAAGGGCACGGACGCGGACGCCTACGGAGACGCTTTCGGTGCCTACCGGACGTACTTCGCGACGGGCATCGACGGCGTCTTCACGGACAACGCGGACACGGGCGTACTGGCCCGCGCGGACTTCCTGAAGCACTGA
- a CDS encoding lysophospholipid acyltransferase family protein, translating to MSRFALIKALLGPIMRLMFRPRVEGVEHIPGDGPVILAGNHLTFIDSMILPLVCDRQVVFIGKDEYVTGKGFKGRLMAWFFTGVGMIPVDRDGANGGVAALMTGRRVLEEGRMFGIYPEGTRSPDGRLYRGRTGIARLTLMTGAPVVPFAMIGTDKLQPSGAGMPRPGRVTVRFGEAMEFSRYEGMDRDRYVLRAVTDSVMTEVMRLSGQEYVDMYATKAKAA from the coding sequence TTGTCCCGCTTCGCGCTCATCAAGGCACTGCTCGGACCGATCATGCGCCTGATGTTCCGCCCACGGGTGGAAGGCGTGGAGCACATCCCCGGGGACGGCCCGGTGATCCTCGCCGGAAACCACCTCACGTTCATCGACTCGATGATCCTTCCGCTGGTCTGCGACCGGCAGGTCGTGTTCATCGGCAAGGACGAGTACGTCACCGGCAAGGGGTTCAAGGGCCGCCTCATGGCCTGGTTCTTCACCGGCGTCGGCATGATCCCGGTCGACCGGGACGGGGCCAACGGCGGTGTGGCGGCGCTGATGACCGGCCGCCGGGTGCTGGAGGAGGGCCGTATGTTCGGGATCTACCCCGAGGGCACGCGTTCCCCCGACGGCCGCCTCTACCGGGGCCGCACCGGCATCGCCCGGCTGACCCTGATGACGGGCGCGCCTGTCGTGCCGTTCGCGATGATCGGCACGGACAAGTTGCAGCCCAGCGGGGCCGGGATGCCGCGGCCGGGACGGGTGACGGTGCGGTTCGGTGAGGCGATGGAGTTCTCCCGGTACGAGGGAATGGACCGGGACCGGTACGTGCTGCGGGCCGTGACCGACTCGGTGATGACCGAGGTCATGCGGCTCTCTGGGCAGGAGTACGTGGATATGTACGCGACCAAGGCGAAGGCCGCGTAA
- a CDS encoding MFS transporter, with amino-acid sequence MTSTLQPAHATEEGRRPGRWLALSVLVLAVLLVAVDATVLGLATPFISEDLKPSGTQLLWIGDVYSFVIAGLLVSMGSLGDRIGRKRLLLIGATAFGVVSVLNAYATTPELMILARALLGVAGATLMPATLALIRNLFHDPRERSLAIGIWGATASAGTAVGPVVGGFLLEHFWWGSVFLINLPVMVVLVLVGIKLLPESRNPAPGPWDLRSVVLSLVGMIGIVYGIKEAASHGFSWPALGAAALGGAALYGFVRRQLALPIPLLDMRLFRDRGFSGAVLADLLTILGLSGLVFFLSQYLQLVQGRGPLEAGLAELPAAIGAVVAGLLAGAAARRYSVRAVVSGGLAAIGLALAALTVVDQSTGYPLLGTALLVVGVGAGLSFTVTSDVILGSVPKEQAGAAAAVSETAYELGAALGIALLGSIVTGVYRNFPAPTGTPAEAHESLGGAVETAAGLPTHTAETLLNAAREAFTDGIALAAGAGAVVLLAAAGAAWVLLKGQRLEGRGDHP; translated from the coding sequence ATGACCAGCACCCTGCAGCCGGCCCACGCGACGGAGGAAGGGAGGCGTCCGGGCCGTTGGCTCGCGCTGTCCGTCCTCGTGCTGGCCGTGCTGCTGGTGGCCGTCGACGCGACCGTTCTCGGTCTCGCGACCCCCTTCATCAGTGAGGACCTGAAGCCGTCCGGCACCCAGTTGCTGTGGATAGGCGACGTCTACTCGTTCGTCATCGCGGGCCTGCTCGTCTCCATGGGCAGTCTCGGCGACCGCATCGGCCGCAAGCGGCTGCTGCTCATCGGCGCGACCGCGTTCGGCGTGGTGTCCGTCCTCAACGCGTATGCGACGACACCGGAGTTGATGATCCTGGCGCGGGCGCTGCTCGGTGTCGCGGGCGCGACCCTGATGCCGGCCACGCTCGCCCTGATCCGCAACCTCTTCCACGACCCGCGCGAACGCAGCCTCGCCATCGGCATCTGGGGTGCGACCGCCTCCGCCGGTACCGCGGTCGGCCCGGTCGTCGGCGGCTTCCTGCTCGAACACTTCTGGTGGGGCTCGGTCTTCCTGATCAACCTGCCCGTGATGGTGGTTCTCGTCCTCGTCGGCATCAAGCTGCTCCCCGAGTCGCGCAACCCGGCGCCGGGCCCGTGGGACCTGCGAAGCGTCGTACTGTCGCTCGTCGGCATGATCGGCATCGTGTACGGCATCAAGGAGGCGGCGTCACACGGGTTCTCGTGGCCGGCCCTGGGCGCGGCGGCCCTGGGCGGCGCGGCCCTGTACGGCTTCGTGCGCCGTCAACTGGCCCTCCCCATACCCCTCCTGGACATGCGGCTGTTCCGCGACCGGGGGTTCAGCGGGGCCGTACTGGCCGACCTGCTGACCATCCTCGGACTGTCCGGGCTGGTGTTCTTCCTCTCGCAGTATCTGCAACTGGTGCAGGGCCGGGGGCCGTTGGAGGCGGGCCTCGCCGAACTGCCCGCGGCGATCGGTGCGGTGGTGGCGGGTCTGCTCGCCGGCGCGGCGGCCCGGCGCTACTCGGTGCGGGCCGTGGTCTCGGGCGGCCTCGCGGCCATCGGCCTGGCCCTGGCGGCGCTCACCGTGGTGGACCAGTCGACCGGCTATCCGCTGCTCGGCACCGCGCTGCTGGTCGTGGGTGTGGGCGCGGGCCTCTCGTTCACCGTCACCTCCGACGTCATCCTCGGCAGCGTCCCCAAGGAACAGGCGGGTGCGGCGGCGGCGGTGTCGGAGACGGCATACGAACTGGGCGCCGCCCTCGGCATCGCGCTGCTCGGCTCGATCGTCACGGGCGTGTACAGGAACTTCCCCGCCCCGACGGGCACACCAGCCGAGGCCCACGAATCCCTGGGCGGCGCGGTGGAAACAGCGGCGGGCCTGCCGACGCACACTGCCGAGACCCTGCTGAACGCGGCCCGCGAGGCCTTCACTGACGGAATCGCCCTGGCGGCAGGTGCCGGCGCGGTGGTTCTCCTGGCAGCGGCGGGCGCGGCCTGGGTACTGCTGAAGGGACAACGCCTGGAGGGCCGGGGCGACCACCCCTAG
- a CDS encoding TetR/AcrR family transcriptional regulator, with protein sequence MAVDREHVLRSAAALLTRKSTSTMDEVAKAAGISRATLHRLFAGRDVLVRALEGLGIEECEAALAAARLGDGTAQEAVRRLVRELEPAAGLLAFLYTENQLFEGEEQNEGWARIDAAIAALFRRGQQGGEFRIDLTPAWLTEALYGLMASGAWAVSEGRVAAKDFNHMIVELLLGGALRREES encoded by the coding sequence ATGGCCGTCGATCGTGAACACGTGCTGCGCAGCGCAGCCGCCCTCCTCACCCGGAAATCCACGTCCACCATGGACGAGGTCGCCAAGGCGGCCGGAATCAGCCGGGCCACGCTGCACCGCCTCTTCGCCGGGCGGGACGTGCTCGTGCGGGCCCTCGAAGGGCTCGGTATCGAGGAGTGCGAGGCGGCTCTGGCGGCCGCGCGACTCGGCGACGGCACCGCCCAGGAGGCTGTGCGCCGCCTGGTGCGGGAGCTCGAACCCGCCGCCGGACTGCTCGCGTTCCTCTACACCGAGAACCAGCTGTTCGAGGGCGAGGAGCAGAACGAGGGCTGGGCCCGGATAGACGCCGCGATCGCCGCCCTGTTCCGGCGCGGCCAGCAGGGCGGCGAGTTCCGCATCGACCTCACCCCGGCCTGGCTCACCGAGGCGCTCTACGGGCTCATGGCCTCCGGGGCCTGGGCGGTGAGCGAGGGCCGGGTCGCCGCCAAGGACTTCAACCACATGATCGTCGAGCTGTTGCTCGGCGGCGCGCTACGGAGAGAGGAATCATGA
- a CDS encoding aldo/keto reductase, translated as MPFTRLATATTPTCHLGLGLAAVGRPGYINLGRDDDLGDNRSVDALRTRTHELLDAAYAQGVRYIDVARSYGRSEEFLADWLKTHPDLDDVVIGSKWGYTYTAGWTTDAERHEVKDHSLQTYERQRAETDQLLGTRLDLYQIHSLTPDSPALSDKELHARLAEAAATGLTVGFSTSGPAQADTVRAALAVTVDGEPLFRTVQSTYNVLETSAGPALAEAHDAGLTVIVKEGMANGRLAAGQAPDTVRAVAEETGLGADAVALALVLRRPWAGVVLSGAATPGQLASNLHAAVVDLDEDQLARLAALAEEPRAYWERRAQLPWH; from the coding sequence ATGCCCTTCACCCGACTGGCCACAGCGACAACCCCCACCTGCCACCTCGGACTCGGCCTCGCCGCAGTCGGCCGCCCCGGTTACATCAACCTCGGCCGGGACGACGACCTCGGGGACAACCGCAGCGTCGACGCCCTCCGCACCCGCACCCACGAACTCCTGGACGCCGCGTATGCCCAGGGCGTGCGCTACATCGACGTCGCCCGCTCCTACGGCCGCTCCGAGGAGTTCCTCGCCGACTGGCTGAAGACGCACCCCGACCTCGACGACGTCGTGATCGGCAGCAAGTGGGGCTACACCTACACCGCCGGATGGACCACCGACGCGGAGCGGCACGAGGTCAAGGACCACAGTCTCCAGACGTACGAGCGTCAGCGCGCCGAAACCGATCAACTGCTCGGCACCCGCCTCGACCTCTACCAGATCCACTCGCTGACCCCCGACAGCCCGGCCCTGTCGGACAAGGAACTCCACGCCCGTCTCGCGGAGGCCGCCGCGACGGGCCTGACCGTCGGCTTCTCCACCAGCGGCCCCGCCCAGGCCGACACCGTCCGCGCCGCCCTCGCCGTCACGGTCGACGGCGAGCCCCTCTTCCGTACCGTCCAGTCGACGTACAACGTCCTGGAGACCTCCGCCGGGCCCGCGCTGGCCGAGGCCCACGACGCCGGACTGACGGTGATCGTCAAGGAGGGCATGGCCAACGGCCGCCTCGCCGCCGGGCAGGCGCCCGACACCGTACGGGCGGTCGCCGAGGAGACGGGCCTCGGCGCGGACGCCGTCGCCCTCGCGCTGGTGCTGCGCCGGCCGTGGGCCGGGGTGGTGCTGTCCGGCGCGGCCACGCCGGGCCAGCTCGCCTCGAATCTGCACGCGGCGGTCGTCGACCTCGACGAGGACCAGCTGGCCCGCCTGGCCGCGCTGGCCGAGGAGCCGCGCGCCTACTGGGAGCGACGCGCGCAGCTGCCCTGGCACTGA